The Dromaius novaehollandiae isolate bDroNov1 chromosome 34, bDroNov1.hap1, whole genome shotgun sequence genome contains the following window.
gccgccaccaccggaagggcccggccgggccgtgcgcacccgccgccgccgcccgccgcgcacgGCCGCCAGCATGAGGTgagcggggggggcccgggaCCCGGAGCGGGGTCGGGAGCCGGGTGGGGGCTACCGGAACCGGGAGCGGGGTCCGGAACCGGGTGAGGGTACCGGAACCGGGTGGGGGGTACCGGAACCGGGGCGGATCCCGGAACAGGGGTGCGGGGTccggtaccgggggggggggttgccggAACTGGGAGGGGGCCCGGTACCGGAGGGGGGATCCCGGTACCGGGAGAGCGGTGTGGtaccggcgggggggggggcaccggggggcagGATGGACTTGCCCCCCCCCAACCGGGGGtgcggggtcccgggggggggcagcggtgcGGGCCGGGACCTGGGGagtgggggggcacccgggggtcACCCGGCCCCTGGGGGTCCCGTAGGGTGGGGGGTCaatggggtccccagggtgggggtcacCCACCCCtcggggtccccagggtgggggtcacCCGGCCCTtgagggtccccagggtgggggtcacCCACCTCTCGGGGTCCCCTGGTCCTtagggtccccagggtgggggtcacTCGGCCCCTGAGGGTCCCCAAGGTGGGGGTCACCCACCCCTCGGGGTCCCCTGGTCCTTGGGGTCCCCTGGTCCTtagggtccccagggtgggggtcacCCGGCCCCTGAGGGTCCCCAAGGTGGGGGTCACCCACCCTTCGGGGTCCCCTGGTCCTtagggtccccagggtgggggtcacTCGGCCCCTGAGGGTCCCCAAGGTGGGGGTCACCCACCCCtcggggtccccagggtgggggtcacCCGGCCCCtgagggtccccagggtgggggtcacCCACCCCTCGGGGTCCCCTGGTCCTTAGGGTACCCAGGGTGGGGGTCACTCGGCCCCTGAGGGTCCCCAAGGTGGGGGTCACCCACCCCTCGGGGTCCCCTGGTCCTTAGGGTCCCCGGGGTGGGGGTCACCCGGCCCCTGAGGGTCCCCAAGGTGGGGGTCACCCACCCCTCAGGGTCCCCTGGTCGTtagggtccccagggtgggggtcacCCAGCTCCTGAGGGTCCCTGGGGTTCAGGTCACAGCcaagggggtccccagggtgctgaTCACCAGGTcaagggggtccctggggtgcacctagccccagggtgggggtccccAGGTCGGTGGGGTCCCCAAGATGGGGGTCACCCAGCTCCGAGGGTCCCCAAGACACAGGTCACCAGGTCagtggggtccctgggggtccccagggtgcagGTCACTCGGTCCATGGGGTCTTCAGGgtgcacccagccctgggggtccccaaggtGGGGGTCACCAGGTcagaggggtccctgggggtccccgaGGTGGGGTCACCTGGTTCTGGGGGTCCCCGAGGTGGGGGTCACCAGGTcagaggggtccctgggggtccccgaGGTGGGGTCACctggtcctgggggtccctgagGTGGGGGTCACCAGGTCAGAGGAGGTTCTGGGGGTCCCCGAGGTGGGGTCACCTGGTCCTGGGGGTCCCCGAGGTGGGGGTCACCCACTCCATGGGGCCCCCGGGTGCACCCAGCCCTGTGGGTCCCCACTGGGGGGGTCACGCGGTGCCCCCGCCCCTCGGCGCGCCCATGGGTGCcgcctccctgcctcagtttccccggccGGCGCCATCCAGGCggcagcacccacgggtgctcTTTGCCCCCGACTTCCCCTTCCCCGCCCCAcggagggtgggggggggaccCCACGGCGGGTGTTGGGGGAGGCCACCCCCCCCAGCAGCAAAGCATGCTGGGAAACTCCCACCGATGCCcaccgcgggggcccaggcgtccgggtggggtgTCCCCCCCAGCACGCTGTGGGAGGAAGgactgggggggcgggggggtcagtggggggggcacccatgggtgctggccCGGCCGTGTGTCACCAAACCTGCCCTTATTTGGTCACCGCTGGTGTGGTCCCCCCCCATCCACCCCACAGCGCTTCCtgccccaccgtgtcccccccccccctcccccagcaccctggggtgcaccCAGCCCTGGTGACACCCGCCGGACTgggggcgggcccaggcgtcctggtgaCCCCCCCTCGGGCGTCATGGGTCTCGGTGGCCCGGTGACTTTGTCCCCCCCCGCCACCGTGTCCGgttcccagcacccccaggagccccccctgccccacgggcgtcacccatgggtggggggctgGGTTGGGGGGCTgggtgctccccccccccggggtgttTGGGGAGGGTCTGCACAAGCCCCGGTGCTCGGTgtcgtgtcccctgtcccccgcCCTGCACAACCCGGATGTCCCAGGTCCTGCCTTAGGGAAGGGGGAGGGGCTccgctcggacgcctgggccctctgtgcACCCTGAggaaacgggggggggggggcagggccggacgcctgggccccttgccGATAAGGGGAAGGAACAGGGGGGTGGGGAGGTTTGGGGTGCGCTTGCGGGCTGGGTGCCTGcccggggggggagggagcagcacCCGGGGGTGCCCcacacccaggggtgccccatgCCCTGCTTTGGGGGTGCCCCATGGCCCAGGGTGCCCCATGCCTAGTTTTGGGGTGCCCCATGACCCGAAGGAGCCCCATAACCAGCCTTGGgggtgccccatgtccccaggggtGCCCCGTGACCTGGGGGTGCCCCATGACCAGAAGCAGGGTGACCTGGTGTCCTGGGGAGCCCCGTGCTGAACTTTGGGGGTGCCCCatgccccaggggtgccccatgACCCAGGGTGCCCTATGCTGAGCTTTGGGGGTGCCCCATGCCCAGCTTTGGGGGTGCCCCACGACCCAGGGTGCCCTATGCTGAGCTTTGGGGGTGCCCCATGACCCTGGGGTGCCCCATGTCCGGAAGCAGGGTGACCTGGTGTCCTGGGGTGCCCCATGTCCCCGGGGTGCCCTGTGCCCAGGTTTGGGGGTGCCCCATTACCTGGGGTGCCCCATGCTGAACTTTGGGGGTGCCCCATGACCCAAGGGTGTCCCATGACCAGCCTTGGgggtgccccatgtccccagggtgccccATGACCCAGGGGTGCCCCATGTCCAGAAGCAGGGTGACCTGGTGTCCTGGGGTGCCCCATGTCCCCGGGGTGCCCCATGCCCAGCTTTGGGGGTGCCCCATTACCCAGGGTGCCCCATGCTGAACTTTGGGGGTGCCCCATGACCAGAAGCAGGGTGACCTGGTGTCCTGGGGTGCCCCGTGACCCAGGGGTGCCTCGTGACCCAGGGGTGCCCCATGTACAGAATTAGGGTGACCTGTGTCCTGGGGTGCCCTATGCTGAACTTTGGGGATGCCCCATGACCCAGGGGTGCCCCATGCCCAGCTTTGGGGGTGCCCCATTACCCAGGGTGCCCCATGACCCAAGGGTGTCCCATGACCAGCCTTGGgggtgccccatgtccccagggtgccccATGACCCAGGGGTGCCCCATGTCCAGAAGCAGGGTGACCTGGTGTCCTGGGGTGCCCCATGTCCCCGGGGTGCCCCACGACCCAGGGTGCCCTATGCTGAACTTTGGGGGTGCCCCATGTCCTGGGGTGCCCCATGTCCGGAAGCAGGGTGACCTGGTGTCCTGGGGTGCCCCATGTCCCCGGGGTGCCCCATGCCCAGCTTTGGGGGTGCCCCATGCCCGGGGGTGCCCCGTGCCTGCTCCTGGGGGTGCCTGgttcccccgggggggggtccccaattGCTGAGGACACCCAGGGCTGCCCCATTCCCAGAGGTGCCCCATGCCCGGGGGGTGCCCAGTTcccgggggtgcccgggggggggcgggggtgcccggggggggtgccggggcgggggctgACGGCTGCGCGCAGCGAGACGGTGGTGTGCAGCGCCCGCGCCACGGTGATGCTCTACGACGACGCCAACAAGAAGTGGgtggcggcgggcagcggccccCAGGCCCCCAGCCGCGTGCAGCTGTACCgcagcgccggcccccccgccttCCGCGTCGTCGGCCGCAAGCTGCAGCCCGACCAGCAGGTGCCAccgccggggacgccggggggaccggggggaccgCCGGgacctggggggctggggacaccggggggatctggggggctggggacaccggggacaccacCAAGgatggggcagctggggacatcggggacatcgCTGGGACCTGGGGGtctggggatgctggggggaCCGCCAGgggtggggacactggggacactgcTGGGACATGGGGatctggggacaccggggacaccgccaaggctggggcggctggggacactgggaggaccGCCGGgacctggggggctggggacaccggggggatcatcagggctggggagctggggacatcggggacaccaCCAaggctggggcggctggggacactgggaggaccGCCGGgacctggggggctggggacatcgCTGGGatctggggggctggggacaccagggacaccaccaaggctggggcagctggggacatCGCTGGGACCTGGGGAtctggggatgctggggggaCCGCCAGgggtggggacactggggacactgcTGGGACATGGGGatctggggacaccggggacaccgccaaggctggggcggctggggacaccggggggaccGCCAGgacctggggggctggggacaccggggggatctggggggctggggacaccggggacaccaccaaggctggggcggctggggacatcggggacattGCTGGGACCTGGGGGtctggggatgctggggggaCCGCCAGgggtggggacactggggacactgcTGGGACATGGGGatctggggacaccggggacaccgccaaggctggggcggctggggacactgggaggaccGCCGGgacctggggggctggggacaccggggggatcatcagggctggggagctggggacatcggggacaccaCCAaggctggggcggctggggacactgggaggaccGCCGGgacctggggggctggggacatcgCTGGGatctggggggctggggacaccagggacaccaccaaggctggggcagctggggacatCGCTGGGACCTGGGGAtctggggatgctggggggaCCGCCAGgggtggggacactggggacactgcTGGGACATGGGGatctggggacaccggggacaccgccaaggctggggcggctggggacaccggggggaccGCCAGGAcctgggggctggggacaccagggacaccacCAaggctggggacactggggacactgccaaggctggggcagctggggacatCAGGGAGCCCCCCaccagggctggggggctggggacatcggggacactGCCAGGACCAAGGGAGCTGGGGACACTAGGGACACCATCAaggctggggcggctggggacattggggacgctGCTGGGGCCTGGGGGTCTGGGGACGCTGCTAGGGTTGGGGACACCACCAGGAcctggggcagctggggacaccaggggaaCTGGGGACActgccagggccaggggcagctggggacatcagggacgcCACcagggctggggcggctggggagATTGGGGACATCGCTGGcacctggggggctggggacactgaGGGGACCACCAGAGCCAGGGGTGGCTGGGGACACCGAGGGggctggggacatcagggacaccaCTGGGAACACCACGGACAGTGCCAGGACcagggggttggggacaccaCCAGGaccagggggctggggacaccaggggagctggggacaccagggatgccACCAGGTCCACGGGGGTACTGGGGACACAGGGGCCACCACCGGGCATGCGGGGGGCAATGCCAGGCACGGGGCTAccagggacacgggggacacaggGAGGGGACACTGGGGTGCCAGGCACACAGGAGGACGATGACATGGGGGTACCGGCGGCATCACTGGACAGTGGAGGATGTCCCAGAGCCACGCTGGccttggggacaccggggacatcAGGGGCACTGCTGGATGGGGACCATCCCCACGGGCACGAAGACGCCCCTGGGCACGGGGGTCCCCAAAGACTCAGGCGTCCGGTGACCGTGTCCCCCCGCTGTCCCCAACCAGGTCGTCATCAACTGCGCCATCGCCAAGGGCCTCAAGTACAACCAGGCGACGCCGAGCTTCCACCAGTGGCGCGACGCCCGCCAGGTCTGGGGGCTGAGCTTCGGCTCCCGCGAGGACGCCGCCCTCTTCGCCGCCGCCATgctccaggccctggaggcgCTGGAGGCCGGTGAGCGGGTGACACCGGGTGACGCCGCGGGGTGACGCCGTGGGGTGGCCCGGGGTGACGCCCGCCAGGTCTGGGGGCTGAGCTTCGGCTCCCGCGAGGACGCCGCCCTCTTCGCCGCCGCCATgctccaggccctggaggcgCTGGAGGCCGGTGAGCGGGTGACACCGGGTGACGCCGCGGGGTGACGCCGTGGGGTGGCCCGGGGTGACGCCCGCCAGGTCTGGGGGCTGAGCTTCGGCTCCCGCGAGGACGCCGCCCTCTTCGCCGCCGCCATgctccaggccctggaggcgCTGGAGGCCGGTGAGCGGGTGACACCGGGTGACGCCGCGGGGTGACGCCGTGGGGTGGCCCGGGGTGACGCCCGCCAGGTCTGGGGGCTGAGCTTCGGCTCCCGCGAGGACGCCGCCCTCTTCGCCGCCGCCATgctccaggccctggaggcgCTGGAGGCTGGTGAGCGGGTGACACCGTGGGGCAGGTGACACCGGGTGACACCGTGGGGTGACGCCGTGGGGTGGCCCAGCGTGACCCCCGCCAGGTCTGGCCTTTGGGTCACGTGAGGACACTGAGCTCTTCGCTGCCACCCTGGGAGGCGGATGAGGGGGACGAGGTGACACTGAGGAGGTGACTTGGGGGTTGGTGACACCGTGGGGTGACATGGTGTGACACCGTGGGGTGACATGGTGTGACACCCCCCCGCTTGGAGGACTGAGCTGTGGGGCACCCGGGCTCACTGCCACCACCTTGGGGGCAGATGAGGGGGACGAGGTGACACCAGGGAGGTGCCACCCGGGGGTGGCCTGCTGCGTCGCCCCCCCCAGCTTGGGGACGTCCCTGGGTGCCGCTctgacccccccgtccccccccaggCCCCGCGCAGTCCTGGCCTGTCCCCAACGGCCCCTCCCCGGAGGAgccggagcagcagaggaggtaggagcccccccccccccgggggcaccctggggtgccccccccaccccatggcaccccaggGCCGGGattcccccccccggtgcccccctgcccggggggggggtgtggaTGAGCcaggggtgtggggctggggggggctgtgcCCATGGGGGGGCTGACttgggggtcagggtgcccctgggggggctgggggggctgatGGGGGGGCCAGGGTGCCCCTGGGGGTCCATGGGTGCTGATGGGGGGGCcagggtgcccctggggggggctgtgggtgcctgTGGGGGCTCAGGGTGTCCAGGGGGGGCCGTGGGTGCTGGCAGGGGGTTCAGGGTGCCCGTGGGGGGGTCGTGGGTGCCCGGGGCGTGCtcagggtgcccgggggggggccgtggATGCTGCCAGGGGGGTCAGGGTGCCGCGGGGGGGGTCGTGAATGCCgatgggggggtcagggtgcccccggggggggtgCTGCGAGGGGGAtcagggtgctgtgggggggacatgggtgctgctgggggggtcagggtgcctggggggggccgggggtgctGAGGGGGGATCagggtgccgcgggggggggtcagggtgcccgggggtgctgccggggggatcagggtgctgtgggggggacgtgggtgctgcggggggggggtcagggtgcccgggggtgctgccggggggatcagggtgctgtgggggggacgtgggtgctgctgggggggtcagggtgcctggggggggccgggggtgctGAGGGGGGATCagggtgccgcggggggggggtcagggtgcccggGGGTGCTGCCGGGGGAGTCCCGCGCTGACCCCTCTCCCCGCAGGCCGGTGCCGGAGGAGCCGGAGCGGCGCGTGGCCGGCGcaggtgggtgccgggggggcgctGAGCCCACCCCCCTCCCCGAAACACCCCGATCCGCGGGGGGGGACCGGCACGGTGGCCCCCCCTGAGCCGCTCTCCCCCCGCAggagccccggccctgcccacgggggggcccccgccgccccccggccccccgccgccgccagggcccccccgccgcccggacCCCCccctgccgccgctgctgctgctgccgccgctgggGTCCCGCCGGCCCCCCCCTGCCCGGgcccgcggctgccgccgggggggctcccggggggggggctggcttCGCCGCTGCCATTGCCGGTGCCAAACTCAGGAAAGTCGGCAAGGtaccacgggggggggggggaattaccCACGGGGGGGGCAAAACCCACGGGTGGGGGCCAAAATCCCCGGGGAGGGGGTAAaatccctggggggggggggcaacaccCGGTTTGGGGGCAGTTCCCATGGCcggggggagccctgggggggtAATACCTGGTCTGGGGGCagttcctggggggggggagccctggggggtgcagttcccggggggggggggtaacaccccgggggggggtcgcACTAACGCCGTCTCCCCCCGCAGGACGAGGcacccggcgcggcggcggtgcCAGCGGCCCCCAAGGGCGACggcgcccgcggggggggcggggggggcctcaTGGAGGAGATGAGCGCCATGCTGGCCCGACGGtgaggggggggccgggggggacactgggggaggGGGACGCGCTTGGGGACACCGCGCtgacccccccttgccccccccagGAGGAAAGCCACGCTGCAGGGGGACAAGCCAGCGCCAAAGAGGGACGAGGACGCCGCCAGCGTGAGTGTCCCCCCCCCAAATACTGCttttggggtgcccccccccggggtcctTTTGCCCCCCCCCATGGCTCCCTTTCCTGGGGGCTCCCTCTTGCCCCCTGCCTggtatttttgggggggggtcacactgcctgccccccccacttccccctgcccctctcccagTTAATCCCGTTATCCCCAGTTGGTGGgggtccccctgtccccccccagcctggctactaccccctgcccccccccaataCCCCTGTGACCCCTCCTTTTGCCCCCAGCAGGACGACGCGGAGCCGGCGGGCGCTAGGACCGCGGGGCAGCCCGCGGGTGAGTGCGGGGGAACTACGACTCCCAGCATGCTCTGCCGCgacagcgcagcgcggggcctgctgggagctgtagtctcgGGGGAGGCGTGGGGTTTCTTGGGGTGTGGGGGGTGGTTTTTGGGGGGGGCGGTCTGtgccccccccctcaccccctgCCCTCTCGCTGCAGAGCCCGTCCGGAGGCCCTGGGAGAAGGCCAGCACCACGCTGCcccggtgggtgctggggggcaaaGGGGTGCCGGGGGATCTGGGGTGCCCAGAGGGGatctggggggtggcagggaattggggggggcagagaggggggatttggggtgccCGGGGGTTCAGGGAGGGGATTTGGAGGGCGGTAGGGAttgggggggcagagaggggggatttggggtgccTGGGGGTTCAGGGAGGGGatctggggggtgctggggcacTGGGGGTGTCCAGggaggggggatttggggtgccCACGGTGCAAGGAGTGTGGTGGGGGGATCTGCTGCCCCCCTGGGGGTGCAGGTCGcagggggcacctggggggccagggcagggggtCCCACCCCCCCCAACATGCCCCCGTCCCCAGGATGAAGTCGGCCATGCCCGTGGCCCCCACCGAGCCCCCCGGCGCCCCTGCCGACGACTCGGAGCTGGAGCGCCTCAAacaggtaccgggggggggggacacggagcgGGGGGCGACACAGGGGGGACACGGCAGCCCCCTCACCCTGCGCCTCccccccccaggagctgctggaggaggtgaGACGGGAGCTGCAGAAGATGAAAGAGGAGATCATCGAaggtgggtgcggggggggcaaTGAGGGGAACTGGGGGGGGCTgagcggggggggcggggggcaatTGGGGGGCTCATGGGGTATTGGGGGTCAGGGAGAGCTGCTGCGGGGCAAGTGGGGGGCTCT
Protein-coding sequences here:
- the VASP gene encoding LOW QUALITY PROTEIN: vasodilator-stimulated phosphoprotein (The sequence of the model RefSeq protein was modified relative to this genomic sequence to represent the inferred CDS: inserted 2 bases in 2 codons), translated to MSETVVCSARATVMLYDDANKKWVAAGSGPQAPSRVQLYRSAGPPAFRVVGRKLQPDQQVVINCAIAKGLKYNQATPSFHQWRDARQVWGLSFGSREDAALFAAAMLQALEALEAGPAQSWPVPNGPSPEEPEQQRRPVPEEPERRVAGAGAPALPTGGPPPPPGPPPPPGXPPPPGPPPAAAAAAAAAGVPPAPPCXGPAAAAGGAPGGGAGFAAAIAGAKLRKVGKDEAPGAAAVPAAPKGDGARGGGGGGLMEEMSAMLARRRKATLQGDKPAPKRDEDAASQDDAEPAGARTAGQPAEPVRRPWEKASTTLPRMKSAMPVAPTEPPGAPADDSELERLKQELLEEVRRELQKMKEEIIEAFVAELRKRGSP